The Chthoniobacterales bacterium genomic interval CAATTCTGGGCGTCACGTTCTGGCTGTGTCACTGGCTGCGTTTCAACGGCATCCTCAGCCTCGACAGTTCTCCGGAAATCCCGGAGTTCAAATACTTTGCCTGGGTTCTGGCGGTCATCGTGCCCTTCGGCCCGTTCTTCATGGAACTGCAAGGGTATTACCACTACCCCCTCGAGAAGACGGTCTGGAAATCCGTTGGCCAGATCGCGCGGGCCGGCTTCTGGCTCCTCGTGCTCGTCGCGGCCTGCTCGTTCCTTCTGAAGCTGCCCATCCCAAGCCGGTCGGTCATCCTGTTCTTCATCGCCGCCGCACCGGTCGTGCTCATTCTCAAGGAACGCCTCCTCACGACCATCTACCAGCGCTCCCTCCGTGACGGCGCCGTCAGCGAGCGTATCCTGATCGTCGGCGAACCCGCCAAGATGCGTGAGGTGGAAGCCGGCTTTACTCGCAGTCAACGCTTGGAAATCAACGTCATCGAGCGGGTGCCCCTTCTCTCCGAAGACATGGAACCGCTCGTCGAGGCGATCCACAAACACTCTGTCGGCCGCGTGCTCCTTGCCTTCAGCAAGATCGAACTCAACGTCGTGCAAAAGGCCATCGAAGCCTGCGAACTCGAGGGGGTCGAAGCCTGGCTCTGCGCGGATTTCATTCGCACCTCCATCGCCCGCCCCACCTACGAGATCCTCGCCCATCGCCCGATGCTCGTGTTCCGAACGACGCCGGATATTTCCTGGGCTCTCCTTGTGAAGAGCGTTTTGGATCGCACCGTCGCGGCCGTCGGACTCATCCTGCTGTCCCCGCTCTTTCTGCTCGTCGCCATCGGCATCAAGATCACTTCTCCGGGGCCCGCCATCTTTTCCCAGAAGCGGGCCGGTCGGCACGGGCGCCCGTTCACCATGTTCAAATTCCGCTCTATGCAGACGAATGCCGAGATGCGCCGGGCGGAATTACTCGCCTATAACGTGATGACCGGCCCCGTCTTCAAGATCGAAAGCGATCCCCGCGTCACCCCCTTCGGGCGATTTATTCGCAAGACCAGCCTCGACGAACTGCCCCAGCTGCTCAACGTCCTCCTCGGAGACATGAGCCTCGTCGGTCCGCGCCCCCTTCCTGTTTACGAAGTCGAGCAATTCGAAAGCGCCGCCCATCGCCGCCGCCTGAGCATGCGTCCCGGCCTCACCTGCCTCTGGCAGATCCGCGGCCGGAACTCCGTGACCAACTTCTCCGACTGGGTCCGCATGGACTTGGAATACATCGACAACTGGTCCCTGTTCCTCGATCTCTGGATCCT includes:
- a CDS encoding sugar transferase; this encodes MLARKQEINLQLNEVADAAILGVTFWLCHWLRFNGILSLDSSPEIPEFKYFAWVLAVIVPFGPFFMELQGYYHYPLEKTVWKSVGQIARAGFWLLVLVAACSFLLKLPIPSRSVILFFIAAAPVVLILKERLLTTIYQRSLRDGAVSERILIVGEPAKMREVEAGFTRSQRLEINVIERVPLLSEDMEPLVEAIHKHSVGRVLLAFSKIELNVVQKAIEACELEGVEAWLCADFIRTSIARPTYEILAHRPMLVFRTTPDISWALLVKSVLDRTVAAVGLILLSPLFLLVAIGIKITSPGPAIFSQKRAGRHGRPFTMFKFRSMQTNAEMRRAELLAYNVMTGPVFKIESDPRVTPFGRFIRKTSLDELPQLLNVLLGDMSLVGPRPLPVYEVEQFESAAHRRRLSMRPGLTCLWQIRGRNSVTNFSDWVRMDLEYIDNWSLFLDLWILVRTVPVVLLGLGAK